Genomic DNA from Lactuca sativa cultivar Salinas chromosome 8, Lsat_Salinas_v11, whole genome shotgun sequence:
CACTCATCCAACATGTTTCTAATGCTTGAATATAATacaaatttaatatattatttgtttcACAAGTACATACAATAATATCAattaatgtattcataaaaatgatatTATATCATTAgtactcttcatatttaaatgttaaaaaatgtcATAAGCATTATTTGTTATTGTAAATATCACTAAATGTATGCTTAAAAATATAGAATCATCATCTGATAGATaagataaatatttatatttatggaaattttaattgtcataagttcatatatatatatatatatatatatatatatatatatatatatatatatatatatatatatatatatatatatatatatatatatatatatatatatatatatatatatatatatatatgcggtgcggttcggtttttttgcggtttttgaaagactagaaaccgcaccgcaccgagtattttcggtttttgcaaaactaaaaaccgcaccatcggtttttatttcagtttcggtttatgcggttttttcggttttttgtgtttacggttcggtttttgctcaccccgaCAATGAATACCCAtttacttttatatttaattcaataaatgCAACCGACTTATTTCTAATGGTATCGTCACTCGTTGTTTAATTTACCATGTCACCCCTATATCTCGCTCCCAACAAAATATATTCACATTACAAACCAAGGGTGATAAATGCCATTTCctacataaaaaaacaaaaaacgttTCCTTCGTTTAAACAAACCCTCCATATTCTTTTCTATTATTGAGTTTGAAATTTCGAATTTCGAATCTAGATTGGAATAAATTATGTATATCTTTATAAGATCATAACAATTAATTTTGTCGGCTAAACATATATATACTCCCAAACCTCTTAAACATATGCATCACACATGTATACAAGATGTCAAGAAATCAACCCAAATAATCATAATTCATAAACATATTCCATTCCAAGAAAgaaaattaatcaaaaattaatggtCATTAACGAAAATGATTAAAGAAAAATCCGAAAAAGACATGACAACCACAACCACTCTCCATCCCTACCATGAAATTCAAAACAACAGCAAATGATTTCTTCATCTTTGGCCAATAATGTCACAACGAACTAGTACCTCATGCAATGAAAGTTGTACATAGTTGGAGGGAAATTTCAGTTCTTCTTTCGTTTTCAAAGACCCTTCCTTAGGTAAGAAATTCATTACTCCATAAGCATAAATATATTCCATTTCCTGTTCATTGCTTTTTCTTCTACTGCAAGTGAAAAATCCGAAATATGGTTGTTGTTATATGATATCTAACCTACACTTGCTTTATACGTACTCCCACATCTTCATAATCTACCCTAGATTATCTTTATCGTTTCTCTAGCTCATCTTTCTACTCCGATTACGTATGTTTTCATTTTCGATTTTCCATGTAAAATTCTGGGTTTGTATAGAAAAAACTAACATAGATTAGATGTCTTTCAGTGATTAAACATCATCATGCCATTTGGGTTGGTTTCGGCTTGGAATAAGAGAAGAAGAAGCAAGTCAGATGATCATCTTGATCCATGTAAGTGTTCTTCAGACTTCAGTTTCTGCATGTTAATTAATAGACAAGATTTCTTGAAGTTTTAATGGTGGATGATGAATTTTCAGGGGTTTATAGACCTGTGGAGTATTGGAAActtgaaaatgaacaaaagattCAAAACCCACCTCAGAAAAAGCACCATGGATCTTCGGTTTTTACATTGAAGGAAATGGAAGAGGCGACTTGTTCTTTTAGTGAAGAACATTTAGTGGGAAAAGGAGGATTTGGAAAAGTTTACAAAGGAAAGTTGCAGTCTGGTGAGGTAAGTTTTCAGAAAGTTATATTgagtttaattattttttttagtctTTTTAAAATCCCAAAACCAAAAGTATGATATTGAAGTTATTCGTGTTTTATACATTCGTTTCATTGTTTTTTCAAATACTTTTAAATAGTGCAAAACCAAAAGTATGATATTGAAGTGTAGTATGAATTAATGTTtcaaaaattaacttttaatcaccCCAAACTGACTCAAAAAAGATTTACATTTAATAGTTTTCAGCTAGTGGTGCATGTTGTTGTATACATTATTTAATTTTCACTGTTTTTTCACATAAAAAAAAGATTTATATAATAGAAAACTAACTTTAATATTTATAGTAAGACCTAATTTCAAAAAAGCCCTTAAGTTTAGCAGGAATGTTCGGTTTTACATTTTTAAAGTATTTCTGGCTCATTAAAACCGGAAGTTTGCaacttttattttaattttacctTTTTATATATTTCATTATTTCTGGTTCATTAAAGCCTTTAAATTTGATAGAAATATCCGGTTTTACCTTTTTCGTGGTTTATTAAAACTCTTAAGTTTGACAGAAATGTTCAGTTTTATCTGGTAACGTGCAAAAaatgtaaaattaaaaaaaaaaaattgtaaatatTTGGCTTTAATGAATCAGAAATACTCAAAAGGCTAAAACCAaacatttttatcaaaattaAAGGTTTTTATGTCATTATACCTAATgaaaattaaagataaaaaaaataatcacTTTCTCAGAAGTCATTTAACATTTGGACCACCTTTAAAATCAAAACGGCAAACATCATCAATTTCGCAACTCAATAGCGAAATTCcacccaaagaaaattatctaAAACACACAAAATGTGAAAAACCGCTAAAAAGatctaagaaaaacaatttttttagaaTTGTTTTTgaataaagaaaaaagaaaaactttataatttataaagGTCCATGTTTATCCTATGAATTGCTTTTAATTTGTGTTTTTGCAAAATAATATCCACAGCCAAACTAATAATAATAGGATTCACGACTGTGTATCACTAAAGTTTTTCGGTACTGTAAAACATATTTCTCCCAAACAAGAAAACCTTAAAATaataactgaaaaaaaaaaatcattatttcaAAATTGTAAGAACAAGTTCACAGCTTTTAAGAACAATTTTGAAATGTGAAATACACTTTAAACTTTATAAATATTTTGAAATGGAAAATCAACATGTTCATACCATTTatatttgatacgtttggtttcctcgcaccggatgcagtagagcttcttaaaagagtataacgaatcatgcatagtaatgttatatccctagatcttcggatgtagtctttaaaagaattaactttaccCTTCAAAAAGGCTTAGCGACACAACTTGTTGTTGCCCGTTAGTCATCTCACTCATTGTATGGTGACTTTTAATTAAAGATAAGAAGAATGAgaatagttttaattaaaaaaaaaaaaaaaaaaaaaaaaaaaaaaaaaagtcatttttgtaaTTATCTATAGATTTAACCTCCAAAAATAACTTTTAGCACCCTAATTAGACCTAAAAACAAATAGCCATGTtgatgttttagttgttttcactATTTTTGTTCTTCGCATAACAAATGTTGTTATGTATTGTTCTTGTGTATAGTTTCCTATATAACTCGATGAATTCACACATATTATCATAATAAAGACCGGTTTAGATGAAAtcaggaagaaaaaaaaaaaaaaaaaaaaaaaaaaaaaaacagattttGAATGAAAAGTAAAAAATCTTGAATTTTTATTGGAAGGTGGTTGCGATCAAGAAAATGGAGTTACCACCATTTAAAGCAGCAGAAGGGGAACGTGAATTTCGGGTTGAAGTTGATATTTTAAGCAGATTAGATCACCCAAATCTTGTATCATTGATAGGATATTGTGCAGATGGGAAACACAGGTTtcttgtttatgaatacatgcaCAAAGGAAACTTACAAGATCACTTAAAtggtttgtgttttttttttctctctttttatCCGTTTGTAGGAGCAATATCTAAATACCATATTTAATTTTGGATTCATAAATGATAAATACAGGAATTGGGGAAAAGAAGATGGATTGGGCTGTGAGACTTAAAGTGGCAATTGGAGCAGCAAGAGGACTTGCTTATTTGCATTCAAGTTCTGCTGTTGGAATTCCTGTTGTACATAGAGATTTCAAATCAACCAACATTCTTCTTGGTGATGATTATGAAGCAAAGGTATAATGCTCTTCACTTTCTTTAACATTTCTACAAAAAAAGGGTTATTCTTGCAATTACTGGGCCCACATTGTCATGTCATGTCATTTGTTGTCTCAAAACCTCATGTGAGACGTAAATCAGGTACAGGTATAAGTATGCAAATGGCTGGTATAAGGCTAGTGTCAACAGACCAATCCACATTGAAATTAAAACTCTCACATCGTGTTTGTTGATATATAATACTCGAACATTTGACCTTTTCTACAACTTATTCGATTTCCAAATTTAGTATTCTTATGGTTTTAACATATATCAGATTTCGTGTCCACAGATTAATCCACGTTAGAATTAAAACTCACATTTTGTTTGTTGATATTTAATACTCGAACCTTTGACTTTTTCTACAACTTCAATTTCCAAATTTAGTTATTTTATGGTTTAAACAGATATCAGATTTCGGTCTGGCTAAACTAATGCCCGAGGGTCAAGAAACTCACGTGACAGCAAGGGTTCTTGGTACATTTGGCTATTTTGACCCCGAGTATACATCGGTAAGATTATTATATTCtacttcttattttttttaatcgaAATTGCCCAAATTGGTAACATAATCACACTTCTATTAATACAAACATTACACTGatcatatatttgtaaatcaAAATGGTTGTTTTTCAACTAATAGACTGGAAAACTCACTTTACAAAGTGATGTTTATGCATTTGGAGTCGTTTTGCTTGAACTTTTGACTGGGCGTAGAGCTGTTGACCTCAACCAAGGACCCAATGATCAAAATCTTGTACTCCAGGTATATTTTTTTGTGTGATTTACAAAAATATTTAGGCCAAAATCGAAACTTTTCTCAATTTTGTTCCTTATCTCAAGGTTTCATATCAATTTTGGTCCCTAGAATCCTGAAATAAAGACCAAAACCGATACAAAACCTTTAAATAAGgacaacaaataaaaaaaaaaatgttctgATTTTGAACTACACAGTAAAAATCAGAAAGCGCATTGACCATTTTTGTAGTTTAGTCTTTTTCTTTTTACAAGACCTTATAAGAGGTGGAGAATCAAAATATCAATAAGGGTATTTATGGAAATACGCAGGTTAGGCATATATTGAATGACAAAAAGAGATTGAGAAAGGTGATAGATCCAGAAATGAGTAGAAGCTCATACACAATCGAGTCGGTAGCCATGTTCGCAAATTTAGCATCAAGATGTGTACGTGTTGATAGTTATGAAAGGCCATCAATGGAAACATGCGTGAAAGAACTCCAAATTATCATATACACAAACTCCAAAGGCTTGGGCATGGCCATGCATGCATTTAGAATGTTATAAAGATTCGGTAGACTCaattttatttctaaaagtaattATTTTTCCTTCTTATAAACAAGTATAGCATAATGCCATTGAagtttttggtgtttttcaaagAAACATGAGGATCCCACAAACCCTAATAGAGAATGAGAATAGTTGATATTTTGCTCCCAAAAACAAAAGTTTACACATATACTTTCTGCTTTATTGCTACTATCTGTATTGCTAGAATCTGGTTTATTGTTACTTTATTGCTAGTATCTGTTTTTTTTTTCGGACTCTTGTTCCATATGGTTGCATACATCTTATCTCCCCTAACCAAATCCATATGGGATTTTGGGTTTGTTGTTGTATCATTAACTTTCATATGTTACTATTCATTACAACAATATTTGCTTTTGTGAAACTATACAACAAAAAAGTACACGTTTTGAGTTTTCCTATTATACACTAATTGTAGAGCTTTAGACATATCATACCTCACGTCTATGACCCGATTGGAAATCTTTGAAATGCATCTCTTATGTTGACCGAGTTGACTTTTAAGAAAAAGTCAACCCGATACCTTGCTTTAAACCAAAATCTTGACCAAAGAACCAAACTTCAACCATATGAAAGCAAGATTTCTAAGCATCCATTTGCGCAAGATTTTTGTCATCATCATATGACATATTTGTCTCTGAAACGATGTTGGAGGGTGGAGGAAGTTGTTTACACATTAAATGCTTACGTCTTTGTAATGTTAAAAGGATCAAAATGCTATCAGTTTTGAAGATTGTGTATCCTGCTTTTGAATACATGTGAAATGGAGCTGAATCGATCATTCTACAGTGTAAGTAAACCTCTCTCACTAAACTCATTTGAGAAATCAGTTCTTCACTTGCCTTCAAAAGATGCCAACCAATGCCCTGTCTGAAAGTAATCATACACAAATCGATTAAGAATTCATGTTCTTGTTGGTTAAATTCGTACAAATTTACATATATGTGGCTATGTGAGTTTGCGATTCTTGAATGTCAAAATTGGCACTTTTGAAATCGAAAATTACTCACAAGTTTATAACATTATGACACAATTTTTATGAATGTCAATATTGAAAGTCAAGAACCTTAGAATATTGGAGATTATAGCATCAAATGAGAAAGTAAAGCTTCAAAATTTATAAGAATTAGACATCAAGATACGAAAAGGAAGATGAAATGTTACCTTCTTAGGGATTTCTTGACTGTCATGTTACAGATATATGGTGCATTCTTTGGAGGGGTGGGAGATGGAGGTGAAAGATTAGCCCCCAATTTATCAAAACTTACTTCAACAGTCCCTGCTAATTGAATATCTTCAATTTCGCCCTTTTCTTCATCGGTATCTCTTCGATGAAACGCAATCAAAGTCACAGCATGAGGCATCAAAGCTCTCCTCTCAACCAAATACTGTTTCACTAAAAAACCCAATAATTTGACATAAGCCTTGGGTAACACCATGGATTCTGCGAAGGATTCGGCAAGTAACTCAACAGTCATGTCCATTTCTTGTTCTTGCATCACACGGATTAAGAGCATCGACCCAGATGGCAATTtgtggaaaattttgaaattttcgaGGAATTTTAGCTTTTCGAGATCATGGTTTGAGAGGAACTTTCCGGTCGGAAGTGGGTTTTCTTGGAGAGTTGGAGATGATGATGAGTGAGAGGAGCAAGTGAGAATGAGATGTGTGGATTTGGGGAAGATCTTGGGGGAAGGGTGTGTGAAGATGGGGTTTATGATATGGGTTTTGGAATGCGGTGGCTGGTGGCGGAGAGTGCGATGGGCTCGGAggctgtggtggtggtggtggtggtggtggtcaaTGGAGGAAGAAAGAGAGAATGGTGTTGCGGCCATGAACGCAAGAGAGAAGGCTGCGGAGATTGGTTTTCTTTTGTTTTCCTTGTTTATTTGTGGATAAATATGAATATTTATATCGCTAGCCACTTAGCCTTGTGTTCGTGTTGAGATCTTGACTTTGGAAAATGGAACAAATTTTTTCTATAAATATACAAGATATTTGTATACCATCTTCATAAGATGAATTATTATAACATCTAGTTGAAATAAGAATTAAAGTGATTTTTAGTTAAAACGAAATAAATAGTATAAAATCGAAATTACCCTAAAAAATATAGCATTTATTTGGAAACAACACAAATTAGaactatatttattttaaaagtgtTTTGACTCGTATAAAACATGATGATAGGAGTTGAAGAGACGTACGACAGACACATTAAGCAATCAAACCTCTTTCTCAGATCTCAACTATCAAGATTTCTTGCCTTCCTCTGACATTATTTTCTTTGGTTCTTCGCCTTTGATATGCATAATGGATGATACTCGATAAGCTTGCTGAAACTTTTTCAAACTTATCAAATAATCGTCATGGTCTAATGGAGATGCTTGAGTCTGTGACTGAGAGTAAAtacatgaagaagttatgtttaTCTTCAACTTACACCACACTATGGATGATATGGAAGGCGCGAAATGCTATTGTTTTCAGGAACGTAAGGTGAGCGACTATGTTGATTGCAGATAATATTAGTATGGATACTCTCAATTGGATTAAACGTAAGGTTAAATGTAATTCTATTGCCTGACATTCTTGGAACTTCTTCCCTATCTTAGACTGTTTTTTGTAATTGTTCGAGCTTCTCGCATGAGTTTGTTGTTTGTTTCTTTGCTAATATTGCTTTCCATTTAAAAACACTAGATTCGTAAAGGTAACCAATATGCATATCTTTGAGAAATAATTAAACGAGAtcttaatttataaaatttaagatTAACGCGATGAAACTCCAAAGATACAAGTCTATTCCAGAACTATGGTGTAATTTAGAGTTGATTAAGAGTTGTATGTATCATCGTTCTACAAAAAATATGCATTCAAATAATAATCAAAGAGCATGAGATTATAGACCCAAATACAATATACCGTACGCAAAAGTTGTACAAGGATTAGAGCCAGCGGTGGAGTCAGGATCAAATTAAAGGGTATCCTtaaaattttctgaaaaaataccctactggaaaaaaaaaatcgaaaaaaattaCACTATTGAAAAATTTTTCCAAGGCATCCCCGAGAACCACCTAGCTCCACCAATGATTAGAGCTAAGTCATATTCAAAACAAAAGTATGACCTAAAAAATTATCAATATACATCATAACCAAACTCGAACAACATATGTGGGGTTAAATGAATCGATAAGATAAATAGCTTAAGTAAACTATATATCACATTTAAAACCATCATAGTAGCATATAGTATGGATGAATATTTCCTAAAGTATATATTCGCTTAAAATTATTGAttgatttttttatgatttaataCGAGCTAATAGATTCTCGTATAAAAGTAATGAAATATGGAATAATTGATTTAATTTATGGCAATGTAAGTCTCATGACACTTATGTCATAAATGTGTGGATAAAAGTCATTAGCATTCCACCTATTTTATGGTAAACTAATGTGATCATAATTGCAACACCTTTCATTAAAATAATCATTTAAagtaaaagtttcaaaatgttttgtaaaacaataattattttaagaaaacacTTTACATATATGATATCAAATAGTCAAATCTATGAAATTTTAAAAGATATAAATGTCTAaactgtaacatcctgttttcATATCGGATTGACCTAGGACTTCAAGGAGTCAAAGGCATGGTTTTTGGGTAAAATAAGGGCTCACGACGTGATCATTGAAGTGTCACGAAGTAAGAAGGGATTTAATGAAGATTCTGATTTAACTGAGCTCACGATGTGAGGTACGTTGCAGCCCAAGCCCacgatcttttagggtttccatactatttaaaccccataaacTTCATTTTAGGGTTCCAAAGTAACCACCTTCCCTAAACTCAATAAAACCTAACCATAGCCTATCCTTGTGTTACTTGAGCTTTTGGTGGAGTTTTGGAGGTTTAATAAAGAAGAGATTACCATGGAAGCATAGTTGCAGCTTGGAAGCTTCATTTGCAACCTTTAGCCACACTTCTGGACCAATGTAAGTAatcaagatccaagctttatgttGCCTTattgctagatctaaggttttatGCATATTTATCCAAGATCTTAAGAGTTAGAGCGTTGCGActccataaagtttgcaactttatgggtccttagGGTCCCTGGATGCTTATATgccatggatctgaagtttgaatGATGTTAGAGTTCATTCATAAGAATTTATCTTCTTTTTCTCCATGAATAACCTAATTTGAgcccaagacttgtattggacaTACAAGACCTTAAAGCATCGATGTTTATGATCTTTGGAGTGCTAGGAAGCCTCATGGAACATATGGATTagtatcttaatggattaagaggtttTTGAATCAAAATGGCATTTAGACggacctcacgacgtgaggagatGCATGTCACGTCGTGAGGGTGGTCAGACCCGAGTATTTTGTCATgcgtggctcacgacgtgagccataaATGGTCACGTCATGAGGgtctgttgaccgttgacttgcgTTGACTGTTGATCGTCGACTTTTTTACCAAGTTTGACTAtgggtcaaacttgaggattttTGGCTATTGATTGAGATTCTATCTGGTTCTGGTGTTAGTGGATTCGCGTGAGTAAGCAGTGTTGAAAAGGGGTCGTATCGTAGTGTTCAGAGTTCTTTGATTCAGGTGAGTTTCGCCTCATTGTACCgtgggtcgaaagcaccaatgcCCGCCCATTAGTTTTAGTTATCTGTTAGTAGAAAGATGCCTCAGGGACTgcatatagtcatgtaggatagactgacGAATTTTGGTCTAAGCTCTCTTacttgttccttgtttagttgtggttctagagtaggaccACCTATACAGGTGGCTATCTCACCCCTGAATATATACGGTCATGCATTCATTGGATTGTTGATActtagtatgttgttatgctatagtgatctgctagatcggtatcctggtatatagtgTAGTGATATTttagatcggtatcttggtatattggatgttgttatgctatagtgcACTGTTGGATCGGTATGTTATCTGTACTTTCTAgttatcatctagtggagtgTCCTAGGGACTGTTtatggtcatgtaggatagcctgagaactcttgatctaggctttcttgcatgttccttgtttggttgtggctctagagtaggatcatttgTTTGGaaggctatctcacctctggctacttatggttatgcatttcATGAAGGTTAACTGGTAGTGGGATTGTATGTtgtgagaggactagtaggcAGTAGTGAGCTGTATAATTGATGCTTGCACGTATTATGTGCCTAGATAATCCCTGACTGTTTATATGTTGAAATATGGTAGtggtgggttgaggcagtcctactttgtgttgtaggccaagatacccggtgcgggtCGGCTGTAAGCCGAAGGCACGGAGGCTCAAGAAGAGTTGTTGGGTTGAggtgatgtaacacccaaaaatttcatgccaaattaaaactttttcaaaccatTTAAAACCATTCATCATTACAAAGgttgttttcaaaatatctaataacagagttttcccagacacataaacaaatcatgaggagctgtatgatcatgccttcgccttgccacgatcccctgatgtacctaaaacaataaagtgaaactgtaagcccgaaagcttagtgagctcccccaaaataccaacgccattaCCAATATAACCACATCATATAACAATTACATAACAGCATGCATattgagccttcagcctgactgaacCGCCTCGCATGGCCTACAGCCTActtggaccgctcccgagccgtcggcatgactggactgcctcgcagggcctacaacctatctagaccgctcaccgggtatgttggcctacaacacaaagcaggaccgccagaacccaacccccaatcaaaaaaacatgtgcacataaatatcatatgctagcttATATCACAAAACAGTCAAACTGATCTAACAGTTCACTAATCATAGCAGCATCCTaataaccgggatacagacctaaccggtcactgacatagcatcatcctataaccaagaCACTGACCTAACCAGGCCACTAAGCATAAGAataccaccatcctaactaccaggatgtaatcgataaacatatcatgccataatccAGATACAGATAtataaagggccagccttggtgccttagacccattggtatagtgaggataactcacctcgtactgtCGACTCGAAGATAAACCCAAGCTCTTGGATTGTCGGCATAACTCCACCACCTAAATGCACCATGGAACCATGCttgtaaatttccaatttcccaaaatgccccagaagtccaatggtcaacccttggtcaaaatcaaattcGTTTGCCAAGGTTAACGGTCTATGTTttcctcaactcatcgagtacagcCAGCCATTCGCCGAGTTCCTTTCAtactcatcaactcgccgagtcattcgagtgactcgtcgagttcctagttTCAGTGGTCGTAACTCCatggccaactcatcgagttttcccc
This window encodes:
- the LOC111912525 gene encoding probable serine/threonine-protein kinase PBL28, whose product is MPFGLVSAWNKRRRSKSDDHLDPWVYRPVEYWKLENEQKIQNPPQKKHHGSSVFTLKEMEEATCSFSEEHLVGKGGFGKVYKGKLQSGEVVAIKKMELPPFKAAEGEREFRVEVDILSRLDHPNLVSLIGYCADGKHRFLVYEYMHKGNLQDHLNGIGEKKMDWAVRLKVAIGAARGLAYLHSSSAVGIPVVHRDFKSTNILLGDDYEAKISDFGLAKLMPEGQETHVTARVLGTFGYFDPEYTSTGKLTLQSDVYAFGVVLLELLTGRRAVDLNQGPNDQNLVLQVRHILNDKKRLRKVIDPEMSRSSYTIESVAMFANLASRCVRVDSYERPSMETCVKELQIIIYTNSKGLGMAMHAFRML
- the LOC111912526 gene encoding uncharacterized protein LOC111912526, with translation MAATPFSLSSSIDHHHHHHHHSLRAHRTLRHQPPHSKTHIINPIFTHPSPKIFPKSTHLILTCSSHSSSSPTLQENPLPTGKFLSNHDLEKLKFLENFKIFHKLPSGSMLLIRVMQEQEMDMTVELLAESFAESMVLPKAYVKLLGFLVKQYLVERRALMPHAVTLIAFHRRDTDEEKGEIEDIQLAGTVEVSFDKLGANLSPPSPTPPKNAPYICNMTVKKSLRRQGIGWHLLKASEELISQMSLVREVYLHCRMIDSAPFHMYSKAGYTIFKTDSILILLTLQRRKHLMCKQLPPPSNIVSETNMSYDDDKNLAQMDA